A genomic window from Acidobacteriota bacterium includes:
- a CDS encoding TlpA disulfide reductase family protein, with protein MRKLILFSLAWLLGLLASYRVLAETKPMTIIFDEKPTTVNVMISPTKDVWVTMKDLTLATRYVVKPQGICRDELCFPIPKNRKTQFVMKQGKTEWFNVSEFARLVKQPVAFDEKHSVYYFGPRPDAQNAHLESLEAPNFTLPDLNGKKHSLTDFRGKKVMLITWASWUGCRFDLPGWQKLYAELKEKNFEIISVAQDTGGAKDAAPWITKTPLEYTVLIDETHLITRLFDMVNVPTAVWINEEGRIVRPNEVAYVDNRYKVMTGLDAEEYLNAIRDWASNGDKSEFVFSEAELKERLAPQKVEHALASAEFALAEYLSHKGLAEDAIAHYKEAQRLNPDNWNYKRQAWALTNAERDYGTNWGKEVQKQQSAGKPYYAPRKLKKR; from the coding sequence ATGCGAAAACTGATTCTCTTTTCGCTCGCCTGGTTACTTGGCTTGTTGGCAAGTTACCGCGTGCTTGCAGAGACTAAACCTATGACCATCATATTTGACGAAAAGCCGACAACGGTAAACGTGATGATTTCACCAACGAAAGATGTTTGGGTCACGATGAAGGATTTAACCTTGGCGACCCGTTACGTTGTTAAACCCCAAGGGATTTGTCGTGATGAACTCTGTTTCCCGATTCCTAAAAATCGCAAGACGCAATTTGTCATGAAACAGGGCAAAACCGAATGGTTCAATGTTTCAGAATTTGCGCGCCTGGTTAAACAACCGGTCGCCTTCGACGAAAAACATTCGGTCTATTATTTCGGTCCCAGACCGGACGCCCAGAATGCTCATCTCGAATCTTTGGAAGCGCCAAATTTCACTTTGCCCGATTTAAACGGTAAAAAACATTCGCTCACCGATTTTCGCGGCAAAAAGGTAATGCTCATCACCTGGGCTTCGTGGTGAGGATGCCGGTTCGATTTGCCAGGCTGGCAAAAACTTTACGCCGAATTGAAAGAAAAAAATTTTGAAATTATTTCCGTTGCCCAAGACACTGGCGGGGCAAAAGACGCCGCCCCGTGGATAACCAAAACCCCGCTTGAATACACCGTCCTGATTGATGAGACGCACCTGATTACCAGACTTTTCGACATGGTCAATGTGCCAACCGCCGTGTGGATAAACGAAGAGGGTCGCATCGTTCGCCCCAATGAAGTTGCCTATGTCGATAATCGTTATAAAGTGATGACCGGGTTGGATGCCGAAGAATATTTGAATGCCATACGTGATTGGGCAAGTAATGGCGACAAAAGCGAATTCGTATTCAGCGAGGCAGAGTTGAAAGAGCGACTCGCTCCGCAAAAGGTAGAACACGCGCTGGCATCGGCAGAATTTGCCCTTGCCGAATATTTATCGCATAAAGGATTGGCTGAGGATGCGATTGCGCACTATAAGGAGGCGCAACGTCTGAACCCCGATAACTGGAACTATAAACGGCAGGCGTGGGCGCTTACCAATGCTGAACGGGATTACGGAACCAACTGGGGCAAGGAAGTTCAAAAACAACAATCAGCCGGTAAACCTTATTATGCTCCGAGAAAATTAAAGAAGCGATAG
- a CDS encoding TadE family protein, which yields MKPVLKQVNRNWRGERGAMVIELALILPFLLVLFVVIVDLGLLIREYQILQNAAREGARFSSLPQNCIACRPVNCSDCLGGCNAANCQTQAQITASIKTRVVTYLSQEGITITENDVTVNQGYTISIGGVFSTASEIVVTHNRPLLIEDVFFLQGNAVNLRGSAVFRNLY from the coding sequence ATGAAACCAGTCCTTAAACAAGTGAATAGAAATTGGCGCGGGGAACGCGGCGCGATGGTGATTGAATTAGCCTTAATCCTGCCGTTTCTCCTGGTCTTGTTTGTGGTAATTGTTGATTTAGGACTACTGATTCGAGAGTATCAAATTCTTCAAAATGCCGCGCGTGAGGGTGCGCGTTTCTCTTCCTTGCCCCAAAACTGTATTGCCTGTCGTCCGGTAAATTGTAGTGATTGCCTGGGTGGTTGCAATGCCGCGAATTGTCAAACCCAGGCGCAAATCACCGCTTCAATAAAAACCAGAGTTGTAACTTATCTCAGTCAGGAAGGCATTACGATAACTGAAAATGATGTGACGGTGAATCAAGGCTATACCATCTCAATCGGTGGGGTGTTCTCAACCGCATCAGAAATCGTCGTTACTCATAATCGCCCATTATTGATTGAGGATGTTTTCTTTTTACAAGGCAATGCCGTCAACCTTCGCGGAAGCGCAGTTTTTCGGAATTTATATTGA
- a CDS encoding VWA domain-containing protein, producing the protein MPFTKYSKWNGVDWESLDLNDLMDKLSEFFMQSGFDDPYFMYGNEQDTSLDALREAIMDALLNESLLSPEELDQFYDEKGNLKMDALNELIDKLIERLIDEGYIRTEQPSSGTPQETQVTSQGGQTGKAQDASIQFEVTDKGLDFLGYKTLKELVASLGKASFGRHDTNHLATDIEASDAAKRYEFGDVLNLDVSATLKSAIGREGLGVPINLEYGDLMVHQAEYKSSCATVLMLDCSHSMILYGEDRFTPAKRVAVALSHLIRTQYPGDSLRVVLFHDSAEEIPLSQVARVQVGPYHTNTLEGLRLARRILNGQRKDMKQIIMITDGKPSAMTMEDGRIYKNSMGLDPMILRETFKEVANCRRSGILINTFMLADDYYLIEFVKKITEICRGKAYFTTTMTLGQYILMDYVRRQTKRIH; encoded by the coding sequence ATGCCGTTTACCAAATATTCAAAATGGAATGGGGTGGATTGGGAGTCGTTAGACCTGAATGATTTGATGGATAAGCTCTCGGAATTTTTCATGCAGAGCGGGTTTGATGACCCCTATTTTATGTATGGCAATGAACAGGACACCTCGCTTGATGCTTTGCGTGAAGCGATTATGGACGCGCTGCTCAACGAAAGCTTGCTTTCGCCGGAAGAACTCGACCAGTTTTATGATGAAAAGGGCAATCTCAAAATGGATGCCTTGAACGAACTCATCGATAAATTGATTGAACGCTTGATTGATGAAGGCTACATTCGCACAGAACAACCATCGTCAGGCACGCCGCAGGAAACCCAGGTCACTTCGCAAGGCGGGCAGACGGGTAAAGCGCAGGACGCATCCATCCAATTTGAAGTCACCGACAAAGGTTTGGATTTTCTCGGTTATAAAACTTTAAAAGAACTGGTTGCCTCGCTTGGCAAAGCCTCATTCGGTCGTCACGATACCAATCACCTGGCAACTGATATTGAAGCGAGTGATGCCGCAAAACGCTATGAATTCGGCGATGTGTTAAACCTGGATGTCAGCGCCACTTTGAAATCGGCTATTGGTCGCGAAGGCTTAGGTGTGCCAATCAATCTGGAGTACGGGGATTTGATGGTGCATCAAGCCGAGTATAAAAGTTCCTGCGCCACGGTGTTGATGCTTGATTGTTCGCATTCGATGATTCTGTATGGTGAAGACCGCTTCACGCCCGCCAAACGGGTTGCCGTCGCTTTGTCACATTTGATTCGCACGCAATATCCCGGCGATTCCCTTCGAGTAGTTCTCTTTCATGATTCCGCCGAAGAAATCCCCTTGTCACAGGTTGCGCGGGTTCAGGTCGGTCCCTATCACACCAACACGCTCGAAGGTTTGCGACTGGCAAGGCGTATCCTCAACGGGCAACGGAAAGATATGAAGCAAATCATCATGATTACCGACGGCAAACCCTCGGCGATGACTATGGAAGACGGGCGGATTTATAAAAATTCGATGGGGCTTGACCCGATGATTTTAAGAGAAACCTTTAAAGAGGTCGCCAATTGTCGTCGCAGCGGAATTTTAATCAATACCTTTATGCTTGCAGATGATTATTATTTAATCGAATTCGTTAAAAAAATCACCGAGATTTGTCGCGGCAAGGCTTATTTCACAACCACGATGACCCTGGGGCAATATATTTTGATGGATTATGTGCGGCGACAAACCAAACGTATCCATTAA
- the cpaB gene encoding Flp pilus assembly protein CpaB — protein sequence MNRNRMIILALFAILMSVVVAFLAYRMLQNRFDPSQDTIQIIVALEKIPVGTRLTEQQLRLTTWPANASPEGSFKDPQQLIGRGVIVPLTANEPILETKLAPKEAGAGLTTVIPEGMRAVSVKVDDVTGVAGFVTPGTHVDVIAVGSVEGRDGDLSKVFLENIEVLAAGQNVERDAQGKPLNNVQVVTLLVTPADAQKLVLASVESRIRLALRNPLDTEQANPIASSKTGIYTGSSTTSSPSSSPAAAPTTEPAPVKYKPVVVRVAPRKPVAPKPVVTIPPPTTAATPPPQPTKITVEVELIKGDKRETRIFEKQPPNN from the coding sequence ATGAATAGAAATCGCATGATAATTTTAGCTTTGTTTGCCATCCTGATGAGTGTCGTGGTGGCTTTCCTCGCCTATCGTATGCTCCAGAATCGCTTTGATCCCTCTCAAGATACCATTCAGATTATTGTCGCATTGGAAAAGATTCCGGTTGGAACCCGGCTCACCGAACAGCAATTGCGGCTTACGACCTGGCCCGCGAATGCTTCACCGGAAGGCAGTTTTAAAGACCCGCAACAGTTAATCGGACGCGGTGTCATCGTTCCATTAACCGCCAACGAACCGATACTGGAAACCAAACTCGCACCCAAAGAAGCCGGCGCGGGGTTGACTACGGTAATTCCTGAAGGGATGCGTGCTGTTTCCGTAAAAGTTGATGATGTGACCGGAGTCGCTGGTTTCGTGACTCCCGGAACTCATGTTGATGTCATCGCTGTCGGTTCGGTTGAAGGTCGTGATGGCGACCTATCGAAAGTTTTTCTGGAGAACATCGAGGTGCTGGCAGCAGGACAAAATGTCGAAAGAGATGCTCAAGGCAAACCACTCAATAACGTTCAAGTGGTCACCTTGTTGGTGACTCCGGCTGATGCTCAAAAACTGGTGCTGGCTTCGGTTGAAAGTCGTATCCGTTTGGCGCTTCGCAATCCACTCGATACTGAACAAGCCAATCCGATTGCCTCAAGCAAAACCGGCATTTATACGGGGAGTTCGACGACCTCATCGCCATCTTCGTCACCGGCTGCTGCACCAACAACCGAGCCGGCTCCGGTTAAATACAAACCCGTTGTGGTCAGAGTCGCGCCGAGAAAACCTGTCGCTCCCAAACCTGTGGTGACGATACCGCCACCGACAACCGCCGCCACCCCTCCACCCCAGCCAACCAAAATTACGGTTGAGGTGGAACTGATAAAGGGAGACAAGCGAGAGACTCGGATTTTTGAAAAACAGCCACCCAATAATTAG
- a CDS encoding TadE/TadG family type IV pilus assembly protein: MNRYTQKSRQRGASVIEGALVLLLLFTLIFTIIEAGRMFNVQNVVTNAAREGARYAVVPNTGTSTLQPDADIRTRVTAFMQSSSIEGATITINDGAGIATPVVINGIEFTKVQVSVPYSFLSLPLLGNISLNIRGTSLMRNETSP; encoded by the coding sequence ATGAACCGATATACGCAAAAATCCAGGCAACGCGGCGCTTCGGTAATCGAAGGCGCGCTGGTCTTACTGCTGCTCTTTACTTTGATTTTTACCATCATCGAAGCCGGGCGCATGTTCAATGTGCAAAATGTTGTCACCAATGCCGCGCGTGAAGGCGCGCGCTATGCAGTGGTTCCCAATACCGGTACTTCAACCCTCCAACCGGACGCAGATATTCGTACTCGTGTAACCGCTTTCATGCAATCTTCTTCTATCGAAGGGGCAACGATAACCATCAATGACGGAGCCGGGATAGCTACCCCTGTGGTTATCAACGGAATCGAATTTACCAAAGTTCAGGTGTCTGTCCCTTATAGCTTTTTGTCTTTGCCGCTACTGGGCAATATCAGTTTGAACATTAGAGGAACCTCATTGATGCGCAATGAAACCAGTCCTTAA
- a CDS encoding DinB family protein, protein MTPEFINDFRNTISQAYEGLRKIDEAQAAAKPEADQWSIKELIGHLLDSASNNHQRIVRLQIFDAIEFPFYQQDDFVRINDYQNESWEFLLAFWRLYNLHLLHIIEKVDRTKLENIWLTSDERKLSLAYIIEDYLKHLKHHLSQIAER, encoded by the coding sequence ATGACACCTGAATTTATCAACGATTTCAGAAACACCATTTCGCAGGCTTATGAAGGGTTGCGAAAAATTGATGAAGCGCAAGCCGCCGCCAAACCCGAAGCCGATCAATGGTCAATCAAAGAACTCATCGGTCATTTGCTTGACTCAGCATCCAATAATCACCAACGCATTGTTCGTCTGCAAATTTTTGATGCCATCGAATTCCCTTTTTATCAACAAGACGATTTCGTCCGCATCAACGATTATCAAAACGAAAGCTGGGAATTTTTATTGGCATTCTGGCGGCTTTACAACCTTCACCTGCTGCACATCATAGAAAAAGTTGATCGAACCAAACTGGAAAACATCTGGCTCACATCCGATGAGCGAAAATTATCGCTCGCTTATATCATCGAAGATTACCTGAAACATTTGAAGCATCATTTGTCACAGATTGCCGAAAGATAG
- a CDS encoding type II and III secretion system protein family protein: MKKRTGVILILIHLFTVSVGMAQSSPGVEISQQRTRTVNRPHINSANEINLQGAEEPITLRVFANKSLVLRSPEPLKRVSVTDPAIASAIIVSPNQVLIHGLTPGNVTLILWDDKERTRSFDLQVQLDISGLREVFQQVFPGENIQVSQADSSIILTGIVSSKEVADRAVALAQTRVKNVVNVLGIPATQGEILLQVRFAEVDRSAIQQLGLNVFSTGAGQTVGTVSTQQFGQTRAADVTGRIPGQSEGFESTFTLSDLLNVFIFRPDLNLGITLRALQQRNLLQILAEPNLMALDGREASFLAGGEFPFPVVQTATGLNAVTIIFKEFGVRLKFTPNILPDGKIRLKVAPEVSALDFANALTISGFLVPAISSRRAETEIELRDGQSFAIAGLIDNRLTEISSKIPGLGDIPIIGKLFKSKSVNRSNTELLVMVTPKLVKPLSPGQVPSLPTFPKSFLDKDKFDGKVGVPPPKNN, translated from the coding sequence ATGAAAAAACGCACAGGTGTTATCCTCATCTTAATACATCTGTTCACGGTTTCTGTGGGAATGGCGCAATCATCACCCGGCGTGGAAATATCCCAACAGCGCACCCGAACCGTCAACAGACCACATATCAACAGCGCCAACGAAATCAATTTGCAGGGCGCGGAAGAACCCATCACGTTAAGGGTGTTCGCCAATAAATCTCTGGTCTTACGCTCGCCCGAACCCTTGAAACGGGTCTCGGTTACCGACCCGGCAATTGCTTCGGCAATCATTGTGTCACCCAATCAAGTCTTGATTCATGGACTGACGCCCGGCAATGTCACGCTCATTCTCTGGGACGATAAAGAACGCACACGCTCTTTTGATTTACAAGTGCAACTCGACATCAGCGGTTTGCGGGAAGTATTTCAACAAGTTTTTCCGGGTGAAAATATTCAAGTCAGTCAGGCTGATTCGTCAATCATTCTCACCGGCATCGTGTCTTCAAAAGAGGTCGCAGACCGCGCCGTGGCGCTTGCCCAAACGCGCGTGAAGAACGTCGTCAATGTGCTTGGCATTCCGGCAACTCAGGGAGAGATATTGTTACAGGTGCGGTTTGCCGAAGTTGACCGCTCAGCCATTCAACAACTGGGATTGAATGTGTTCAGCACCGGCGCTGGTCAAACCGTAGGAACGGTTTCTACTCAACAATTCGGTCAGACCCGGGCTGCCGATGTCACCGGCAGAATCCCTGGTCAAAGTGAAGGTTTTGAAAGCACCTTCACGCTAAGCGACCTTTTAAATGTGTTTATTTTTCGACCGGATTTGAATTTGGGGATAACCTTGCGCGCTTTGCAACAGCGCAATCTGTTACAGATTCTCGCCGAACCGAATTTGATGGCGCTCGATGGTCGGGAAGCCAGTTTCCTCGCCGGTGGTGAATTTCCCTTCCCGGTCGTGCAAACCGCAACCGGGCTGAATGCCGTAACCATCATCTTTAAAGAATTCGGTGTGCGCTTGAAATTTACCCCGAATATCTTGCCCGACGGCAAGATTCGATTGAAAGTCGCGCCGGAAGTCAGCGCCCTTGATTTTGCCAATGCCTTGACGATTTCCGGTTTTCTGGTTCCGGCAATTTCATCGCGTCGCGCAGAAACCGAAATTGAATTGCGCGACGGGCAGAGTTTCGCCATCGCCGGTTTGATTGATAATCGGTTGACCGAAATCAGCTCAAAAATCCCCGGTCTCGGCGATATACCGATTATTGGAAAACTTTTCAAAAGCAAAAGCGTCAATCGCAGTAACACGGAATTATTGGTTATGGTGACCCCGAAATTGGTGAAGCCTTTATCACCCGGGCAAGTGCCATCATTGCCAACCTTTCCGAAAAGCTTTTTGGACAAGGACAAATTTGATGGGAAAGTGGGCGTTCCCCCACCGAAAAACAATTAA
- a CDS encoding A24 family peptidase, whose protein sequence is MIKIFILASVTAAGIWDLRYRRIPNWLIVLTVLLSLSWHSFHDGLSGLWTSSLGLIVGLAFLFPIYLMRGIGAGDVKLMGALGAAVTFKHIFTLFVISAIIAGIMAIFQAIWSKALLKTVKNMGRLGKHVLLGRLKPHAELNIDNDHALKIPFGVSVTFATWLFVFFGRQ, encoded by the coding sequence GTGATAAAAATTTTCATACTGGCAAGTGTGACAGCGGCAGGCATTTGGGATTTGCGGTATCGGCGAATCCCCAACTGGCTCATCGTGCTGACGGTTTTGCTTTCTCTAAGCTGGCATTCATTTCATGATGGGCTATCTGGTTTGTGGACAAGTTCGCTCGGCTTGATTGTCGGACTGGCATTCCTCTTTCCCATATATTTAATGCGCGGAATTGGTGCCGGGGACGTTAAGTTGATGGGCGCGCTTGGAGCGGCAGTTACCTTTAAACATATTTTTACCCTGTTTGTGATTTCTGCCATCATTGCCGGAATAATGGCAATCTTTCAGGCAATATGGTCAAAAGCCCTGCTTAAAACGGTTAAAAATATGGGTAGGTTAGGCAAGCATGTTTTACTTGGTCGCCTGAAACCTCACGCAGAGTTGAACATTGATAATGACCACGCTTTGAAAATTCCTTTTGGGGTCTCGGTGACTTTTGCGACTTGGTTATTTGTCTTTTTTGGAAGGCAATAA